One Verrucomicrobiia bacterium genomic window, TTTCGGGGCGGACTGCCGGCGAGGGTTTCCCAAAGGCAACATGGGGTGAACACCCCATAGTAGGTTGATGTCGTGCTTCATAGAATGCCAGGCATATTGTAAACCCAGCTATCCGATAGGAGACGCCCAGAGTGATTGGTAGATTATCAGGCGAGTATGTTTGCTCGATGACAATCTGAAACTCGAATCCATCGAGAACTTCCACTGAGACCTCCTACCGCAGCAGAAAGAAATAATGGCAACGAAACTATACGTGGGCAACCTGTCACCCAACACAACGGAAGTCCAGGTTCTCGACCTGTTCAAGCAAGCGGGCAACGTGGTCAGTTGCCAACTCATCATGGACAAGATCACCGCCAAGTCCAAAGGATTTGCGTTCGTCGAGATGGGCTCGGAAGCAGAGGCTGCCAAAGCGATAGCTGATCACAATGGCAAGGAACTGGATGGCCGGGCACTGAAAGTCAACGAAGCCAAGCCCCGCGTTGAACGCCCTCCCCAGTAGTTTCGTTGGCACACGGCGGGATCAGCAGTCAAAACGGGCGACAGGGCA contains:
- a CDS encoding RNA-binding protein, producing the protein MATKLYVGNLSPNTTEVQVLDLFKQAGNVVSCQLIMDKITAKSKGFAFVEMGSEAEAAKAIADHNGKELDGRALKVNEAKPRVERPPQ